Genomic window (Pradoshia sp. D12):
ATATCAGGGATTGTAAAGACATCTCCATATTTTTTATTGAAGCGTTCAGCAATATCACGTGTCAATTCAACATGCTGTTTTTGATCATCGCCTACTGGAACAATGTTGGTTTGATATAAAAGGATATCAGCAGCCATCAATGGAGGATAAGTCAGAAGACCGGCTGAAACAGATACCTGTGATTTAGATTTATCTTTATATTGAGTCATTCGCTCAAGTTCACCAATAGAAGTATTACATTGCATAATCCATCCGGCTTCTGTATGAGCGGGAACCTCAGATTGGATAAAAATTGTCGCTTTCTCAGGATCAATCCCAACAGCCAGATAAAGGGCTGCAAGATTTCGAATGTTCTTTCTTAGTTCGAGGCGATCCTGCGGAACCGTAATCGCATGGTGATCAACTATGCAAAAGTAACAATGGGAATCATTTTGCAATTCTACGAACTGCCGTAATGCTCCTATATAATTACCAAGGGTCACCAGACCGGTTGGCTGAATGCCAGAAAAAATAATACTCATTTTCATTCTCCTTTCAATATAAAAAATCCCATTCGTCTCCACTATTAAAAGGGACGAATGGGATTCGCGGTACCACCCTAATTGTTTACGTTCTATACATAAACCACTCAGGAATATCCAAAAAGATATTCTTGCCCAGTAACGCGGGCAAACGTCCTGTCATACTGTCATTTTTCCTACAGGAGGCTTAAAAGTCCATTCAGGTATACGGGCTGTTTGTTCGCAGCAACCACAAACTCTCTGAAAACCTTGTACTACCTTACTACTCTTTGTCATAGCCTATAATAAATATTAAGTAATGATATTCTACTTAAACCTGATTAGAAAAGCAACTATCCAAAGAAAATAATTGAGCAAATAAAGGTAATGACACATGAAAAGATACCTGCATAAAGTAAAGGGCTAGTCCAGGAAAAGGTAAGTACCTCCATATTCGGGCCTTTATCTTTAGAATCGCCTTCTAGTTCAGATATATATTCTTCTTTTTTTGAATTGATTTTCCAGAATTTTTTAAACGAGTAGGAAAAGAAAGAAAAGAAACCTCCTCCTATTACATATAGGAGAGCGCCGGCACAAACATAAAAGAGGCCTATCATAAAATAGCTATCAATCAATGAAAGCAGAAAGGGACTTTTTATATTAATTGAATAGATAATTGAAATTAGAAGGCTGATACCGTTTAATAAAAGAAATTTTTTTGGTGAAGACTTCATGGGTTTCCTCCGAATATAAGTTGTTTTATAAAGTGTATTTAAATTTTATACCAATAATTTAAAAATTAAAAGTTGCAAGTTTATTTATAAAATTTTATTATATTCATAACGTTTCATTTTAATTAAATATGCTTTTCTGGTTGGAATTATCTGAAAAATATAATTTTTTTGTTTTTATAGGATATTTTACCCAGACATTGGTGTATCAAGGTTTGTTGTTAATTTTTGTATTCGAAATGACATATGTTCGTAAACAAAATGTAAAAAAATGATTGCAAAAAATTCTGAAACGTTTTATGATTGGTTACGAAATCTTCTGAAAATTAGAAGAGTAAAAAATAGGGAGGTCATTTACTAGTATGAAAGCAAAAAAAATCTCATTATTTCTTGTAATGATTCTTGCTTTGAGCACTTTCCTTGCAGCTTGTTCCGGCGGAGACGAAGAGACAGGTAGCAATGATAAAGGTGAAGGCAAGAAAGACGTTGAACAAGTACTTAACTTAGTGGAAACTTCTGAAATTCCGTCTATGGACACTGTAATGGCTACTGACTCTGTTTCTTTCAACGTTATGAACAATACGATGGAAGGTCTTTACCGTTTAGGTGAGGGAGATAAAGTTGTTGCAGGTGTTGCTGAGGGAGATCCAACAGTAAGTGAAGATGGAAAAACTTTCACTATCAAACTGCGCCAAGATGCTAAATGGTCAAATGGTGATCCTGTAACAGCTCACGATTTCATTTATGCTTGGCAAAAAGCTGTAAATCCTGATACTGCTGCTGAATATGCATACATGATGTATGTAATTGAAAATGCTGAAGAAATCAACACTGGTAAAAAGAAAGTGGAAGAGTTAGGTGCTAAAGCGCTTGATGATTACACTCTTGAAATTAAACTAACAAATGCTATCCCTTATTTCCAATCTCTACTTTCTTTCGGAACATTCATGCCACAAAATCAAAAATTTGTTGAAGAACAAGGCGAAAAATTTGGTCTTGAAGCAGATACAACACTTTATAATGGACCATTCACGATGTCTGAGTGGAAACATGAAGAAAGTTTCACACTTTCTAAAAATGATCAATACTGGGATAAAGATACTGTAAAGCTCGAAACAATCAATTTTAAAATCGTAAAAGATACTAACACAGCCGTAAACTTATATGAAACAGGTAAAATTGATCGTGTAGGATTGACTGCTGAAAACGTTGATAACTACAAAGATAGCGAAGAATTCGGTACGGAAAAAGATACTTCTGTATACTTCCTTCGTTATAACCAAAAGAACAAAGCATTAGCAAATGTTAATATCCGTAAAGCAATTGATATGGCTTATGACAAAGATGCTTTTGTAAAAACAATCTTAAATAATGGATCTGTACCTGCATACTACTTGGTACCAAGTGATTTTGTTAAAGGTCCGGACGGAAAAGATTTCCGTGAAGCTAACGGAGATATGAACGTTACAAATAAAGATGAAGCTAAAAAGCTTTGGGAACAAGGCTTGAAAGAAATCGGCGAATCCAAAGTTGAGCTCGAATTGCTGAATTATGATGGTGACTCTGCTAAGAAAACTGGTGAGTATATCAAAGAACAGCTTGAAACTACTCTTCCAGGACTTACAGTTGGCCTTAAGCAACAACCATTCAAGCAAAAACTTGAATTAGAATCTAAAGGTGATTATGACTTCTCTTATGCTGGTTGGGGTCCAGATTATCAAGATCCTATGACTTTCATCGATATGTTCGTAACTGATGGAGCTCATAACCAAATGGGATACTCAAATCCTGAGTATGACAAATTGGTCGAAGAAGCTGGATCTACATTATTAAGTGATTTGCCAGCACGTTGGGAAGCTCTTCAAAAAGCAGAAAAAATCCTAATTGAAGAAGATGCGGCCATCAGCCCACTTTATCAACGCGGACTTTCATTCCTATCGAAGGATAAAGTTAAAAATCTATACAACCACGCCTTTGGCGGAGATTACAGTTACAAGTGGGTATCAATCGAGGAATAATAGCTCGTGTGCCTGAATGGGAGAGTGCATGCCTGAAATGGCCATGTGCTCTCCTTTTCCCTAGTTATGGGAGAAAATTCAGAATAGAAAAACAATTGCCAAAAACTGAAAAAGGGGGGCTAATAATGCTGCGATATACATTACAACGGATATTCTATATGATTATTACTTTATTTGTTATTACAACTGCTACCTTTTTCTTGATGAAAATGCTGCCGGGATCTCCGCTGAAAAATCAGGAAAAGCTTACTGCTGAACAAAAAGAGATTATTTATGAAAAATATGGACTGAATGACCCAGTGCCGAAGCAGTATGTCACTTATATGACAAATTTAGTTAAAGGGGACTTAGGTACTTCTTTCCAATATGACAACAGACCGGTTACAGAATTAATTGCTACACGGATTCCAAATTCTGCCCATCTGGGTTTTCAAGCTTTGCTGTTTGGAACGATTGTTGGCCTAATGTTAGGAATAGCTGCTGCACTGCGTCATAATACATGGATAGATTATGGTGCCACTGTTATTGCTGTCCTGGGTGTTTCGATCCCATCCTTCGTTTTTGCAGGATTTTTACAGTATTTCTTAGCCGTTGAAAATCAAATCTTCCCGGTTGCTTTCTGGGATGGATTCGAATATACGATTTTGCCAACACTGGCGCTTTCCGCTGGGGTTATAGCAAGCATCGCTCGTTTTATGAGGTCTGAAATGCTAGAAGTTATGGGATCGGATTATATTACTCTTGCAAAAGCAAAGGGTTTATCTGGTGTAGCTGTAGTATTTAAGCATGGTATAAGAAATGCATTGATTCCAATTATTACGATTCTTGGACCAATGGCTGTCAATATTATGACTGGAACACTAATAATTGAACGAATCTTTGCTATTCCTGGATTAGGGGAACAATTTGTTAACTCTATTAATATGAATGATTATCCAACCATTATGGGTACTACGATTTTTTATAGTGCACTATTTATTCTTGTAATCTTCTTGGTGGACATCATGTATGGAATTGTTGATCCTCGTATCCGCCTTGCTGGGGGGAAAAAATAATGGAAAATAATCTAAAGACAGAAAACCTTTCTCCAGAATTATTTAAGGTTGTAGGGCAAGAATCTCATGAAGCAGAGAAAATCGTTCGCCCCAGCCTAACATTTTGGCAGGATGCATGGAGACATTTACTTAAAAATAAAGGTGCAATTTTTGGACTTGTCATGGTTGTGATCTTCGGTCTTTTAGCAATCTTTGCACCAATGACGTCTGGTTACACATATAAGCAACAGGACATAGCAAATTCTAAATTGCCGCCTCGTGTTCAGGGGTTGGAAAATATCAGCTGGCTTCCATTTGATGGTACAGATAAAAATGGTGTGAATGTCTATGAAAAAAATGGTATTGAAGACAGATATCACTGGTTTGGTACAGATGATTTAGGGCGTGACCAATGGACAAGGGTTTGGTACGGCGCAAGGATTTCCTTGTATATCGCTATATTGGCAGCCGTAATTGAGTTTTTCATTGGTGTAACCTATGGAGGGATATCCGGTTTCTTTGGAGGCAGAATTGACGCTGTCATGCAGCGTATTATTGAAGTGCTCGTCGGTATTCCATATCTAATTGTTGTTATTTTAATGATCCTAATTTTCGAAAAACCTGGGGTAATTTCGATTACACTCGCCATGGTTATAACCGGTTGGATAGGAATGGCTCGGATGGTTAGGGGGCAATTCCTGAAATTAAGAGATCAGGAGTATGTTTTGGCTTCGAAAACGCTAGGTGCTTCAAATAGAAGCTTAATATTCAAGCATTTACTACCAAATGTATTAGGACCCATTATTGTTACATCGATGTTTACAATTCCGGGAGCCATATTCACCGAGGCATTCCTAAGCTTTATTGGTCTGGGAATTGCTGCACCTGAAGCTTCTTTGGGTTCTTTAGTAAATGACGGTTTTAGATATATAAAATCATATCCATATTTATTGATCATTCCATCCTTAGCTATCAGTATACTAATCTTAAGCTTTAACTTATTGGCTGATGGTCTCCGTGATGCGCTTGATCCAAAAATGCGAAAATAATAGGGAAGGAGAATTATAATGGAGAAATTACTTGAAGTAAAAAATTTGCATGTCTCCTTCGATACCTATGGTGGTGAGGTTAAAGCTGTACGTGGAGTTAGTTTTGACTTGTTCAAAGGAGAAACATTGGCAATTGTTGGAGAATCCGGTTCCGGAAAATCCGTTACAACAAAGGCATTAATGAGATTAATTCCGAATCCTCCAGGACGTATAAAAGAGGGACAAATACTTTTTGGAGAAAATCGTGACCTTGTTAAAATGACTGAAAGAGAAATGCAACGAATTCGCGGTAAAGAAATGTCAATGATATTCCAGGATCCGATGACTTCTTTAAACCCAACCATGAAAGTCGGTAAGCAAATTATGGAAGGGTTAATCAAGCATCAAAATTTAAGCAAAGCAGCTGCCCGTGAGCGAGCTATCGAGCTTTTAAGATTAGTAGGGATTGCCCAGCCTGAAATTCGTATGAACCAATATCCTCACCAATTCTCAGGCGGAATGAGACAGCGTGTAGTTGTAGCGATTGCTCTTTCATGCAATCCAAAAGTGCTGATTGCAGACGAACCAACAACAGCCTTGGATGTTACCATTCAGGCCCAAATACTAGAATTAATGAAGGATTTACAAAATAAAATTGATACATCCATTATCTTTATTACACATGATTTAGGAGTTGTTGCGAACGTAGCTGATCGTGTAGCGGTTATGTACGGAGGACAAATTGTTGAGACTGGAACGGTAGATGAAATTTTCTATGATCCGCGCCATCCGTATACATGGGGGCTATTATCCTCAATGCCTAGCCTAGATAATAGTGGGGATGTTGAGCTTACAGCGATTCCTGGTACTCCTCCGGATTTGATTCATCCACCGAAGGGGTGTCCATTTGCACCAAGGAATCCCTATGCTTTAGCAATTGATTATGAAAAGGAACCGCCTATGTTCCAGATTTCAGATACTCATTTTGCAAAAACTTGGCTCCTACATCCTGATGCACCAAAAGTAAATCCACCGGAGCTAGTCCAACAGCGTATTCGCCATATGGCCTCCAATTTTGAAAAACCTGTACAAGTAGGAGGGGTTAACTAATATGGCTACAAAAGAAAAAATTATCGAAGTCAAAGGACTTAAACAATATTTTAATGTTGGTAAACCGAATATGGTTAAAGCGGTGGACGATGTATCTTTTGAAATCTATAAAGGTGAAACATTCGGTCTGGTGGGAGAATCTGGATGTGGCAAATCTACAACAGGGCGATCCATTATCCGTTTATATGATTTGAGTGGCGGAGAAGTCATTTTTAAAGGGAAAGAAGTCCATGGCAGAAAATCAGGTAAGGATCTAAAGCAATTTAACCGAGGTATGCAAATGATCTTTCAGGATCCTTATGCTTCATTAAATCCTCGTATGACTGTGGGCGATATTATTGCTGAAGGCATTGATATACACGGATTAGCGAAAAATAAGGAAGAACGTATGAAACGCGTATACGATCTTCTTGAAACGGTTGGACTTAACCGTGAGCATGCGAGTCGTTATCCGCATGAATTCTCTGGTGGTCAGCGTCAAAGGATTGGGATTGCCCGTGCACTCGCAGTGGATCCTGAATTTATTATTGCCGATGAGCCAATCTCAGCGCTTGATGTTTCCATTCAGGCACAGGTTGTTAACCTTCTGAAAAAGCTTCAAAAAGAAAAAGGGTTAACATATTTGTTCATCGCGCATGACTTGTCAATGGTGAAATACATCAGTGACCGTATTGGTGTTATGTATTATGGTAAATTGGTAGAAGTTGCAGACAGTGAAGATCTATATAAAAACCCAATGCATCCATATACACAATCTCTACTTTCTGCGATTCCTCTGCCGGATCCGGAAAGTGAACGCACGCGTAGAAGAAAACCGTATAATCCGGACGTTCATGGTTATGATGAAAATGAACAACTAGAAATGCGTGAGATTGCACCAGGACATCATGTATTGTGTTCATTAAATGAATTTGAGCAATATAAAAAAACATATATCAAAAAAAATTAGTATGAACCGTTTGTGGTTCACGAGTCTTATTTGGAATATGTAGCAAAAAGGTTATCCTTCTGTGGATAGCCTTTTTGATGTATTTTTGGAAAAAGAGGGAAGTGAGATGTTTTTTCATATTTATAGGAGGTATAATAATAGTGACATGAAGGAGTGATGTGGGGGATGAAATTGGTTAAAAATATGGCAGTGTTAATGTCAATCCTAATGATAGGGACACTGTTTACAGAGGTATCATATGCTGCTACGGAGGCTGAAAAAGAGTTTTTACTACATAGTGGACAGAGTATTGTTCTAGAAAACAAGGAACTTCCTGAGGGGATGCAACGATTTATAAAAGAATCGAAATATTCATTTACATATCCTGATGCAGTAAGAGGCATTTATGTGACAGGAAATTCTGCAGGGGGCAGTAAATATAAAGAACTGGCAAAATTAGTGGATACAACAGATTTGAATGCGATGGTGATTGATATAAAAGATGACTTCGGTAAATTAACCTATAAACCAGATGCATCTAAGCCATATGCTGAAGCTGGAACAAATCTAATTAAAGATCCAGATAAATTATTAAAGGATATGGAAAAAAGAGAAATCTATCCGATTGCCAGAGTGACGGTTTTTAAGGATAGTTATTTGGCAAATAAAAAACCTGAATGGTCATTTTTAGATGGAAAAGAAGTATGGAAAAATGGCAGAGGAGAATCATTTGTTAACCCATTTGTAAAAGATGTATGGGAATATAACGTTGAGATTGCAAAAGAAGCAGCTGAAATGGGTTTTCAGGAAATTCAATTTGATTATGTTCGCTTTCCCGAAGGATTTGAGAATCGCGATAAAGAATTGAAATACTCAGTGGGTAATTACGGAGATAAAGCTGTAGATAATGTTCAGCATCGAGTAAATGCTGTTACAGACTTTGTAGAGTATGCTAAGAGTGAATTAGAGCCATATGGAGTAAAGGTATCAGTTGATATTTTTGGCTACTCTGCTACTCTTCCAGAAGCGCCTGGGATAGGACAAAACTTCTCTAAGATATCTGAGCATGTTGATGTCATTTCTTCTATGATCTATCCGAGTCATTGGACATCCTATTTTGGAATTGCCAAGCCAGATTTAGAACCATATAAACTTGTAAAAGAATACGCAAAACTAGAGAATAAAAAATTGAGCAGTTTAGAGAGTCCGCCAATCTCCAGGCCTTGGATTCAGGATTTTACGGCACCATGGCTAGGTAAAGGAAATTATAAGCAATACGGAAAAAAAGAAGTAGAAGATCAAATTAGAGCGTTAAAAGAAGAAGGAATCAATGAGTATTTATTATGGAACTCAGGAAACCGTTATACCTCCGGAGTAGACTATAAACAATAATAAAATCATATAAGCTGAAACAAAGGATTGGCTAAAAAAAGCCAATCCTTTTCTTTAGCTTATTTCATACTCCAATCGGGTGAGAATTTTTATTAGTAATGTATAATTTGGGGAATTTTATCAACAGGTTCTTAAGAAGTAGAATACTGGCTGCATCCGCCATTTATAATAATGTTTAAAGCCAGTGATGATTATGCAGTTTATTTCGCTACGCGAATACAGCTCTGTTAGGAAGGTTAAGAAATTGAAATGGTTATTTGTTTTTCTTGCCGCCAACCTTATTAAATCCGGTTGTTGATCTGTTCGTTTGTATCACAAACTCAGAACGCTTGTGCCTGCCGAAAATCAGATTTCCAATACCATTTGTTAATGGACCCATAAAAGCAGTTAGACCAATAATTAAAAAGGATACCAATATAAAATCAAGGATATATTCGCTCATTCGTTCCTCCTTTTATATTTCGACTGTGTAAATTTCTTTACATTTTTATTGTAATAGATTAAGAAGTGGGAGAAAAGGGAAAAGGTAACTTGGTTGCTAAATTTTATACATTTAATAAAATATATCACCTTAGAAGATAGAAAAAATCATGCGAATAGGCAGGATGCTTGTTCTAAACTATTAATCCATGAGATAGGTAACACCTATCATTTAACAACCTATAAGAATATGTATGAATGTAAAATCAAAATTACTAGATACGAACTAGATAAACAAAGGAGCAGATACATCAGATGAGTTGGTATAAAAGATTGCGTGAATATTTTCCGGAAGAGGAAATGAAATCAGAAGAACATATAAACATGCTGTTAAATCATGGCCAAAAGGACTACTTCCTTGATAATGGGAAAAATCATATTTTATTATATGCAGAGAAAGAGAACTTTATCTTTGTTGATTACTTATATGTGATGGGTAATGCAAGAGGAAATGGTACAGGAAAAAAGGTTTTGGACAAACTGAAATTGAAGGGAAAACCAATCTTTTTAGAAGTAGAGCCGATAAATGAGTCGGAAGAGGATTCAGAGAAAAGATTACGATTTTATAAACGAGAGGGTTTTAAGCATGCGAATACCGTCTCCTATGTTAAAAATTCACTCGCTACAAATAAAGATGTAGAATTGGAGATTCTTTATTGGAGTCCGGAAGCAGATAAGCATATGGATCAAGAGGTATTAGATGGAATGAAAGAAATCTATCGTGATTTGCATACTTATAAGGATGAAGAATTATATGGAGGGAAATACCGGCCAACTGAGAAAGCCTTGAAAATAAAAGAAAATAAATCTGATATTTTAGATGAAATAACAAGCTGAAGATTTAACTTCAGCTTGTTTTCTTTTTACCTCAAATGTTTAACGGCTTCGCTCTAGGGTATATAAATAATAGAAATTATTTAAAAAAAGAGACACAGGCCAAATGAAATAGGGCAAAGGAATGGAGTAATATAACAATTATTTCAATAATATGATAGTAAGGTTAATGTTTAGTAAACCCGGAAACATTTTCTAAAAAATCTCTACACATTCCATTATTAATCATGTATAATAATTTTATATGTTCCTTAATTATAATTATTTTAATTTAGATAGTATCATAAGCATTGTGAAATGTTAAATATATAGCTCTAACGGGATAAGGGAACTTAAAGAATAGGGAGAGTGACAGGGAATGGTTACACTTTACACATCACCTAGCTGTACGTCATGTAGAAAAGCAAAAGCTTGGTTAGAAGAACATGATATTCCATATAAAGAACGTAATATTTTTTCTGAATCATTAAGTCTTGATGAAATAAAAGAGATTTTACGTATGACTGAAGATGGTACCGATGAAATCATTTCAACACGCTCGAAAACTTTTCAAAAGTTAAATGTAAATCTTGATAATTTACCTTTACAGGAATTGTTTAATATCATCCAACAGAATCCCGGATTATTAAGAAGACCAATTATCATTGATGAAAAACGTCTGCAAGTTGGTTACAACGAAGATGAAATCAGACGATTTTTACCTCGTAAAGTAAGAACATTTCAACTTCGAGAAGCACAGCGCTTAGTTAATTAATTTTTATATTGTTCATAAACCCCCTTCCTGGACAGCGAAGGGGGTTTTGGTGTATCTTAAATTATTAGACATAATTATTTTATGAAATATAGGCTTTTTGTTTCCCACTATTTACTATTTATCATAAAATATAACTACCACCTGCTTTATAAAAAGAACATCCATGATTAACATTTTTAAAAACAGGGAAAAGATATAACAACCTAGTTTGGGGGTATATCCCTTCAATTACCTCAAACCAGAAGGGAGAGAGTGAATCATGGAAATCGAACGTATTAATGAGAATACTGTAAAATTCTACATTTCATATGGGGATATTGAAAAGCGAGGCTTCGATCGAGAAGAGATCTGGTATAATCGTGATCGAAGTGAGGAACTTTTCTGGGAAATGATGGATGAAGTGCATGAAGAAGAGGATTTTACTGTTGAAGGCCCACTTTGGATTCAAATCCAAGCACTTGAAAAAGGGTTGGAGATTTTAGTTACTCGAGCGCATCTATCCAAGGATGGCCATAAATTCGATTTGCCAATTGATGATCCCGCCAATTCCGTTGATGTGAAGATAGAGTCTATGCTTGAAGAGCATTTTCAAACTAACCAAGCAATAGATGAGCAAATAACAGAGGATGATACATTGGAATTTGTCCTTTCATTTAAAGACTTTGAAGATGTCATTGCATTAAGTAAAACGAACGGAATTCAAGGAGTTGTGACCAAGTTATACTCCTTTGAAAATATATATTATTTGTATGTAGAATTTCCAGATGGAGAGTTTGTGGAAGAAGAGATTGATAATAAGCTATCAATTATACTTGAATATGCTGATGAATCTCCTGTTACAATCCATCGTCTTGAAGAATATGGAAAAGTCATTATACCTAAAGATGTATTCTCGACTGTAAGCCAATACTTTTCTTAATACTCATTAATTGAAAGCTGATTTCCACTTGGAAGTCGGCTTTTTAGTTCTTAAATTGGTCTGGAATCACCACATTGAGGACCCCCTATTTAGAAAGTGTGATTGAAAAACTAATCGAGGGTTTGCGTCATTCAGACCATATTGGGGTATAGATAATGAAAGTTTTCAATGAAAAATGGATAAGGTGAGGATTATGAAGAATTTTATTAATGTTCTTTTATTTATCTCAATTTTAGGGATTGTGGGATTTATATATCAGAAAAATTTCGATGGGGATTATATTCAATATGGAAGTATATTATTTACAATAACTGTTGTTTTTATTGGATTTATTATATTCCTGGAAAATCGTCATCCTGCACAGACACTAGCATGGTTAATCGTTTTGGGTGCTTTTCCGGTAGTTGGATTCTTGTTTTATTTGTTATTTGGAAGGAATTTTAGAAAAGAAAAGATATTTAAGAAAAAATATTTTTTAGATAAGCAAAAGTATATGGATATTACAGGGGAAAGTGAGAAAAGATTATTAAGATTAGATAATGAGAATCATGATTATAGCCAATTGTTTAATCTAGCTGATCAGATTGCCAACACCCCTATCTCTTTATCTACGGAGACTAAAGTTCTTACAAATGGAAAAGAAACATTTAATTCTATTAAAGAAGCTTTATTGCAAGCAAAACATCACATACATATGGAATATTATATTGTTCGCCATGATACCTTGGGGAATGAAATTAAAGACATACTTATTAATAAAGCGAAAAACGGGGTGAAAGTTAGATTTCTTTATGATGCAGTCGGATCATGGACTCTTTC
Coding sequences:
- the spxA gene encoding transcriptional regulator SpxA → MVTLYTSPSCTSCRKAKAWLEEHDIPYKERNIFSESLSLDEIKEILRMTEDGTDEIISTRSKTFQKLNVNLDNLPLQELFNIIQQNPGLLRRPIIIDEKRLQVGYNEDEIRRFLPRKVRTFQLREAQRLVN
- the mecA gene encoding adaptor protein MecA, whose product is MEIERINENTVKFYISYGDIEKRGFDREEIWYNRDRSEELFWEMMDEVHEEEDFTVEGPLWIQIQALEKGLEILVTRAHLSKDGHKFDLPIDDPANSVDVKIESMLEEHFQTNQAIDEQITEDDTLEFVLSFKDFEDVIALSKTNGIQGVVTKLYSFENIYYLYVEFPDGEFVEEEIDNKLSIILEYADESPVTIHRLEEYGKVIIPKDVFSTVSQYFS